From the Paenibacillus sp. FSL H8-0548 genome, one window contains:
- a CDS encoding DUF294 nucleotidyltransferase-like domain-containing protein produces the protein MSDPVRLQLLKQISSADRVEELRSLRDQVHQQMEALLLTSSVEQFNEQLNEVHDAVIRRSIILAEAEMARMGNGFPPVPYAYLLFGSGGRKEQTLTSDQDSGIVYRDPVADSAEVRTYFIKLSVLIVGNLQTVGYPPCEGNVLSRNPEWNLSISEWGRKLNQWFKEPSWEAVRYLLIIADGRCVYGEHALLEELKNLFFIDMLNHQIILQRMLDNTMRHKVLIGFFGQLLKEQYGEDSGSLDIKYGAYIPMVNAIRLLSVQVGIQETSTLQRIKQLVKIGRISEADAEAYGHAFRIFLRLRLMTTEQNTDGFYADNGKLSSRKLTKEMTDELKNSLRVGKKLQRTVFKQTMGRFM, from the coding sequence ATGAGTGATCCGGTGCGATTGCAGCTGCTGAAGCAGATTAGTTCAGCTGATCGTGTAGAAGAGCTGCGGAGCTTGCGGGATCAGGTTCACCAGCAGATGGAAGCTCTTCTCCTCACAAGTTCGGTCGAACAATTTAATGAACAATTGAATGAGGTGCACGACGCAGTAATTCGGCGCTCAATAATCCTCGCAGAAGCGGAAATGGCACGGATGGGGAATGGTTTTCCCCCCGTGCCTTACGCATATCTATTGTTCGGCAGCGGTGGCCGGAAAGAGCAAACTTTGACAAGTGATCAAGATAGCGGAATTGTTTATCGTGATCCTGTGGCTGATTCAGCAGAAGTACGGACTTATTTCATAAAATTAAGTGTTCTTATCGTTGGAAATCTTCAGACGGTTGGTTATCCGCCGTGTGAGGGTAATGTATTGAGCCGTAATCCCGAATGGAACTTATCCATATCAGAATGGGGAAGAAAGCTGAATCAGTGGTTTAAGGAGCCGTCCTGGGAAGCGGTTCGTTATTTATTGATTATTGCAGATGGTCGTTGTGTTTATGGAGAGCATGCGCTGCTTGAAGAGCTAAAGAACTTATTTTTTATTGATATGCTTAATCATCAAATCATTTTGCAGCGGATGTTAGACAATACGATGCGTCACAAGGTGCTGATCGGTTTCTTTGGTCAATTGCTTAAGGAACAGTATGGAGAGGATTCAGGCAGTCTAGACATTAAATATGGCGCATATATCCCGATGGTTAATGCCATAAGGCTGTTATCTGTTCAAGTAGGCATACAGGAGACATCCACTCTTCAGAGAATTAAACAGCTTGTGAAGATTGGAAGGATATCTGAAGCAGACGCTGAGGCATACGGTCATGCATTCCGTATTTTTCTGAGGCTGCGCTTAATGACGACAGAGCAAAACACCGATGGCTTCTATGCCGATAATGGGAAGCTATCCAGTCGTAAGCTAACGAAGGAAATGACAGATGAATTAAAGAACAGTTTGCGAGTGGGGAAGAAGCTGCAGCGAACGGTGTTCAAGCAGACAATGGGTAGGTTTATGTAG
- a CDS encoding ammonium transporter, whose translation MVKKTLLALGIFTLLFPVMAFAEDPSAATLDMGLNSLWVMLAFILVLLMQGGFILLETGSTRMKNAGHVAGKTIFTTGLAALIYWAFGYGMAFGGESSINALFGWGDFFFNPSLTAGEGDSYPSTVFFLFQLAFAAVSLSIAWGGFAERAKLSSYIVFTLFFVAIIYPTVAHWIWGGGWLAEDGAQDFAGSTVVHLTGALAAFAATVLLKPRIGKFNKDGSANEILGHNQVFTALSVLLLWVGWFGFNAGSTVAIGDGFFGYVAFNTMLGAGAGGVAALFISWAISGKADITAMLNGTLAGLVAITASCAFVDPWAAVVIGLVAGVLVVFSVKFFEKIKVDDPIYALSVHGAAGIWGTLANGIFATQVLADKVGVGTGGLIDTGSFKQLWVQFESVVVVGVFVLAASFLVLGVMKFIIGFRVTEEQEIIGLDLSEHGAYGYPEQMKKSGENIQG comes from the coding sequence ATGGTAAAGAAAACATTGTTAGCTTTAGGGATCTTCACTTTATTGTTTCCGGTAATGGCGTTCGCAGAGGATCCTTCAGCCGCAACGTTAGACATGGGTTTAAACTCACTATGGGTTATGCTTGCTTTCATTTTAGTTCTTCTTATGCAAGGTGGATTCATATTACTTGAAACAGGATCTACACGAATGAAAAACGCAGGCCATGTTGCAGGGAAAACGATTTTCACAACTGGCTTAGCTGCACTTATTTATTGGGCTTTTGGTTACGGTATGGCATTTGGCGGTGAGAGTAGTATTAATGCATTGTTCGGCTGGGGAGATTTCTTCTTCAATCCATCATTGACAGCTGGTGAAGGCGACAGCTATCCTAGCACTGTATTCTTCTTATTCCAATTAGCATTTGCAGCAGTGTCCTTATCCATTGCTTGGGGCGGTTTCGCAGAGAGAGCTAAATTATCCTCATACATCGTATTTACATTATTTTTTGTCGCTATTATTTACCCGACAGTGGCTCACTGGATTTGGGGCGGCGGCTGGCTTGCTGAAGATGGCGCACAAGATTTTGCAGGTTCGACGGTCGTTCACTTAACAGGTGCGCTTGCAGCATTCGCGGCAACTGTGTTGCTTAAACCGCGTATTGGGAAGTTCAACAAAGATGGATCAGCTAATGAAATTTTGGGGCATAACCAAGTGTTCACGGCATTGTCCGTATTGCTCCTGTGGGTAGGCTGGTTCGGTTTCAATGCAGGCAGTACTGTAGCAATTGGCGATGGTTTCTTCGGTTACGTAGCATTTAACACGATGCTTGGAGCAGGCGCAGGCGGCGTGGCAGCACTTTTCATTTCATGGGCAATTTCTGGAAAAGCAGATATCACAGCTATGCTTAATGGTACACTTGCAGGTCTAGTTGCGATTACAGCATCTTGTGCATTCGTAGACCCTTGGGCAGCAGTAGTAATCGGTCTAGTAGCTGGTGTGCTTGTTGTGTTCAGCGTGAAATTTTTCGAGAAAATCAAAGTTGACGATCCGATCTATGCTTTGTCCGTTCACGGTGCGGCTGGTATCTGGGGGACGCTTGCTAACGGTATTTTCGCTACTCAAGTGCTCGCTGACAAAGTAGGTGTTGGTACAGGTGGTCTAATTGACACAGGAAGCTTTAAACAACTTTGGGTACAATTCGAATCGGTAGTTGTAGTTGGAGTGTTCGTACTTGCTGCTTCCTTCTTGGTACTTGGTGTAATGAAGTTTATTATCGGCTTCCGTGTAACAGAGGAGCAAGAAATTATCGGTCTTGACCTAAGTGAGCATGGCGCTTATGGTTATCCTGAGCAAATGAAAAAATCAGGTGAAAATATTCAAGGTTAA
- a CDS encoding MerR family transcriptional regulator translates to MYRIGELSKLSQISARTIDYYTSIGLIQPAERSAKNYRLYADETLQRLERIEQMKKDKYTLDEIKSTIESWSKITPEEQVSRKLTDLQHHLSQLEREVKELEPVLNKLKPRQANHLYTRLVPQTAACIEALMILINKSSLM, encoded by the coding sequence ATGTATCGAATCGGAGAATTATCCAAACTCTCGCAAATCAGTGCTCGCACAATAGATTATTACACTTCAATCGGCCTTATTCAGCCAGCGGAGCGTTCGGCCAAAAACTATCGCCTCTATGCCGATGAAACCTTGCAGCGCTTAGAACGTATTGAACAGATGAAAAAAGATAAATATACGTTAGATGAGATTAAATCTACAATTGAAAGCTGGAGCAAAATTACACCAGAAGAGCAAGTCTCTCGCAAGCTTACGGACCTGCAGCATCATTTAAGCCAGTTGGAGCGTGAAGTCAAGGAGCTTGAGCCTGTCCTCAATAAACTCAAGCCAAGGCAAGCCAACCATCTCTACACGCGTCTTGTGCCGCAGACAGCCGCTTGCATCGAGGCACTTATGATACTCATCAACAAAAGCTCCCTCATGTAG
- a CDS encoding zinc metallopeptidase, with protein MIIIYVLIALAFILTIWAQFRVKGTFKKWTSVPANSGLTGYQAARRMLDANGLQDVPIEPVRGSLTDHYDPIHRVVRLSEPVYYENSISAISVACHEVGHAIQHAEHYPMLVLRHRIFPVVNFASGVAPFLFIAGILFSALNLIGLGVIFFSVAVAFQVITLPVEFNASNRARNIMVAEGFITNNEERGVAKVLNAAALTYVAAALLSLLELVRYILIFVGGSRQE; from the coding sequence ATGATCATTATCTACGTATTAATCGCGCTTGCTTTTATACTAACGATTTGGGCACAATTCCGAGTCAAAGGAACTTTCAAGAAATGGACCAGCGTACCAGCAAACAGCGGATTAACCGGTTATCAAGCAGCAAGACGCATGCTCGACGCTAACGGCCTTCAGGACGTTCCCATCGAACCTGTAAGAGGCTCGCTCACCGATCATTACGATCCGATTCACCGTGTTGTACGCTTGTCTGAGCCCGTCTATTACGAAAATTCAATTTCCGCTATTTCAGTCGCTTGCCATGAGGTCGGACACGCAATCCAGCATGCCGAGCATTATCCTATGCTGGTGCTTCGCCATCGCATATTCCCTGTCGTTAATTTCGCTTCTGGCGTTGCCCCTTTCCTCTTCATCGCCGGAATTTTATTTTCAGCCCTGAATTTGATCGGTCTTGGTGTTATTTTCTTCTCAGTAGCAGTGGCCTTCCAGGTTATCACGCTTCCAGTTGAATTTAACGCCAGCAACCGCGCAAGAAATATTATGGTTGCCGAGGGCTTCATTACGAACAATGAAGAACGTGGAGTTGCCAAGGTGCTTAATGCAGCAGCTTTAACCTACGTCGCAGCAGCTCTTCTCTCATTACTTGAGCTCGTTAGATACATCTTGATCTTTGTAGGCGGCAGTCGACAAGAATAA
- a CDS encoding LysR family transcriptional regulator, which produces MELRQLHYFVKVARKEHVTQAAEELHVAQSAVSRQIHQLEEELGVKLFAQKGRNLQLTPVGQLFLKRAEVILADLERAVIEIHEFLDPEKGEIRLGFPHSLGISLIPQVVAAFHKLHPNVRFRFKQGMYPSLIRDMIKGEIDLAFISPFPDEHEFVSGEVLLTEELFAILPPGHRLCDKESIELKELEKETFVLFSEGYSLRPIVWEACLEAGFTPQIGFEGEETDTIRGLVAAGMGVSLLPEMALHYTGPLQARKVRVTEPRVTRTIGLIQRSNEKLPLVAKVFHGFLLRYFQEGSKK; this is translated from the coding sequence ATGGAACTTCGTCAGCTTCATTATTTCGTAAAAGTAGCTAGAAAAGAGCATGTTACGCAAGCGGCAGAAGAATTGCATGTAGCTCAATCAGCAGTGAGTCGGCAAATTCATCAGCTTGAGGAAGAGCTTGGCGTAAAGCTATTCGCTCAAAAAGGAAGAAACCTACAGCTTACGCCAGTTGGTCAGCTATTTCTTAAACGCGCTGAAGTCATATTGGCTGATCTCGAGCGAGCGGTTATTGAAATACATGAATTTTTAGACCCTGAGAAGGGTGAAATTAGATTAGGTTTCCCTCATAGCTTAGGAATTTCTTTGATTCCGCAGGTTGTAGCAGCATTTCACAAGCTGCATCCGAATGTGAGGTTTCGATTTAAACAAGGGATGTATCCATCATTAATTCGAGACATGATCAAAGGTGAAATCGATTTGGCCTTTATCTCTCCTTTTCCTGACGAGCATGAATTCGTAAGCGGTGAAGTGCTCCTAACCGAAGAGCTGTTTGCGATATTGCCGCCAGGCCATCGCTTGTGCGATAAAGAATCGATTGAGCTGAAGGAGCTTGAGAAGGAGACCTTTGTACTATTTAGCGAAGGCTACTCGCTTAGGCCAATTGTATGGGAGGCTTGTCTGGAGGCGGGCTTCACGCCGCAGATCGGCTTTGAGGGTGAGGAGACAGATACGATTCGCGGTCTAGTTGCTGCGGGGATGGGAGTGAGCCTGCTTCCGGAGATGGCTCTTCATTATACGGGGCCTTTGCAGGCGAGAAAAGTCCGCGTCACGGAGCCGCGTGTGACACGGACGATTGGACTTATACAGCGTTCAAACGAGAAGCTTCCGTTAGTAGCCAAAGTATTTCACGGTTTTTTGCTTCGGTATTTCCAAGAAGGCTCAAAAAAATGA
- a CDS encoding rhomboid family intramembrane serine protease — protein MIFLRYESFRSYLKLYPITAALIALNLAYFIVVALNGDPNNAYHAYKYGAFATDVEIDPYGLQQPWRYVTSMFMHSGIEHLLYNMFALLVFAPPLEYLLKQFRYAGFYLICGIAGNGMSALMNVIQSDMSPHIGVGASGAIYGIYGAFLYLSLFRKTQLDESSRKTVYVILVFGVVYSILVPQIDLWAHVGGALAGFILYHFFDRIKSRRHQ, from the coding sequence ATGATCTTCTTAAGATATGAGAGCTTCCGCTCCTATCTAAAGCTTTATCCGATTACAGCAGCATTGATTGCATTAAACCTGGCTTACTTTATTGTGGTCGCCCTAAATGGTGACCCGAATAACGCTTATCATGCGTATAAGTACGGAGCCTTTGCAACCGATGTGGAGATAGATCCGTACGGACTCCAGCAGCCATGGCGTTATGTAACCTCCATGTTTATGCATTCTGGAATTGAGCATTTGCTTTACAATATGTTTGCGCTTCTTGTTTTTGCACCGCCGCTGGAATATTTGCTGAAACAGTTTCGTTACGCTGGATTTTATTTGATTTGCGGTATAGCTGGAAACGGGATGAGCGCTTTAATGAATGTTATTCAAAGTGATATGAGCCCGCATATCGGTGTAGGGGCCTCAGGAGCTATCTATGGCATTTATGGAGCTTTTCTATACTTATCATTGTTTCGCAAGACACAGCTGGATGAGAGCTCGCGCAAAACGGTATATGTTATTTTAGTATTTGGTGTCGTCTATTCGATTCTTGTGCCGCAAATTGATCTATGGGCACATGTTGGCGGTGCTTTGGCAGGCTTCATTCTTTATCATTTCTTCGATCGTATAAAGTCACGAAGACATCAGTGA
- the tpx gene encoding thiol peroxidase, whose translation MTQERTGAATFKGNPITLVGPELKIGDQAPDFSINKSLVENASLKDFSGKVKLISVVPSIDTGVCDAQTRRFNEEAGALGDNVVVLTISVDTPFAQSRWCGAAGVDKVVMLSDYKAHSFGEAYGVYIKEFGLDQRSIFVIDANDTIQYVEYLPEMTEHPNYELAINAVKALV comes from the coding sequence ATGACACAAGAACGTACAGGAGCTGCCACATTCAAAGGCAATCCGATCACATTAGTTGGACCTGAGCTAAAAATAGGTGACCAAGCACCAGATTTCAGTATCAACAAATCTCTCGTAGAGAATGCTTCACTCAAGGACTTCTCCGGTAAAGTTAAGCTAATCAGCGTTGTTCCTTCTATCGATACTGGCGTCTGCGATGCACAAACTCGTCGTTTCAATGAAGAAGCCGGCGCACTAGGTGACAATGTCGTTGTCCTTACAATTAGTGTTGACACACCTTTCGCACAATCTCGCTGGTGCGGTGCCGCTGGTGTCGATAAAGTCGTAATGCTTTCCGACTATAAAGCACATAGCTTCGGTGAAGCTTATGGCGTTTACATTAAAGAGTTTGGCCTTGATCAACGCTCAATCTTCGTCATCGACGCCAACGATACGATCCAGTATGTTGAATACTTGCCTGAAATGACTGAGCATCCTAACTACGAGCTTGCAATCAACGCTGTCAAAGCGCTTGTATAA
- a CDS encoding DUF1499 domain-containing protein yields MLKRTLIGLLRSHEQTGDRAKDPMLKSHFYKLSKDKAWEEVLSTLKKMQGYKLLHEVQSVGEIVLEKRTSFGRTMDITVSVISVNPLQSAVDIYSASRGSLGDLGSNYRVIIDLYRTLDKKLAAFKVNS; encoded by the coding sequence TTGTTGAAGCGGACCTTGATCGGGCTGCTGCGCAGTCATGAACAGACTGGCGACAGAGCCAAGGATCCAATGCTCAAATCTCATTTCTACAAGCTGTCCAAAGACAAGGCTTGGGAAGAAGTGCTATCGACTCTAAAGAAAATGCAAGGCTACAAGCTGCTTCACGAGGTGCAATCGGTTGGAGAGATTGTTCTTGAGAAGCGTACATCTTTTGGAAGAACAATGGACATTACAGTTTCTGTCATTAGTGTAAATCCGCTGCAATCTGCTGTCGATATTTATTCGGCATCCCGTGGTTCACTAGGAGATCTTGGTTCTAATTACAGAGTTATTATCGATTTGTACCGTACGCTGGATAAGAAGCTTGCTGCATTTAAAGTAAATAGCTAA
- a CDS encoding DUF624 domain-containing protein, whose protein sequence is MEPRGLMGGFYRISEWIMRLATINVLWLICSLPFVFFAWMLVMSQDVNQVYSGLIVMAVVAPFTLFPATAAMFAVARKWVMGESDVALFKTFFRGYKENYKQSMLGGIIYTILLAIMIVDFIVYREQLNLLSYIFIAFLLLLIISLFNFFSMLVHYHMKTFQLLKNAVLITIGKPFRSLSTALMSGAVMYFSTRFTFLIPFFMGSIIAYLAFWNFHLIYQKLQDQAEKARIAEEEEAENAAELDRIDLVKDDSSSSSK, encoded by the coding sequence ATGGAACCAAGAGGACTAATGGGTGGGTTTTACCGAATATCCGAATGGATTATGCGGTTAGCGACTATTAATGTGTTATGGCTGATCTGTTCATTGCCATTCGTTTTCTTTGCATGGATGCTGGTTATGTCTCAGGATGTCAACCAAGTGTATTCTGGGCTGATTGTAATGGCTGTCGTTGCTCCTTTTACTTTATTTCCTGCAACAGCTGCAATGTTTGCGGTCGCTCGCAAATGGGTAATGGGTGAGAGCGATGTCGCACTCTTCAAAACCTTTTTCAGAGGCTACAAAGAAAACTATAAACAAAGTATGCTGGGCGGTATTATTTATACGATACTGCTTGCGATTATGATTGTAGACTTTATCGTTTATCGTGAACAGTTGAATTTGCTGTCCTACATTTTCATTGCATTCCTCTTACTGCTTATTATCTCGTTATTTAATTTTTTCTCAATGCTTGTTCATTATCATATGAAAACGTTTCAATTGCTGAAAAACGCCGTGCTTATTACAATAGGCAAGCCATTCCGTTCATTGTCAACGGCTCTGATGAGTGGTGCGGTTATGTATTTCAGTACTAGGTTTACGTTTCTCATTCCTTTCTTTATGGGCAGCATTATCGCTTATTTGGCGTTCTGGAATTTCCATTTAATCTATCAGAAGCTGCAAGATCAAGCGGAGAAGGCGCGGATAGCGGAAGAAGAAGAGGCTGAGAATGCAGCTGAGCTTGATCGAATTGATCTGGTTAAGGATGATTCAAGCAGCTCCAGTAAATAA
- a CDS encoding DEAD/DEAH box helicase yields the protein MKTFAEFGLEPKVLQAITELGFEESTPIQDKAIPIAMAGQDLIGQAQTGTGKTAAFGIPLINKIPTSEERIVALIMTPTRELAIQVAEEIGKLTRYKGLRSLPIYGGQEIGRQIRALKKKPQIIIGTPGRLLDHINRKTIRLEDVQTVILDEADEMLDMGFMEDIQSILKQVPDERHTMLFSATMPANIQRLAQQFLKNPEHVSVIPKQITAPLIEQFYIEVHERQKFEALSRLLDMESPDLAIIFGRTKRRVDELSEALQKRGYTADGLHGDLSQNQRDSVMRKFRDGSIDVLVATDVAARGLDVSGVTHVINFDLPQDPESYVHRIGRTGRAGKEGTAWSFVTPRETDHLHFIEKVTRQKMSRKPLPSIAEAIEGKQRVTAERLIEVVQSDEFSEYKAISIQLLEQYDSVHLLSAAIKLLTGEKKNVEIELTPEDPLRAKKRKPDIRSNGRPFNRSGSSSSSSYGGNRSSSGTGGGGYRGRDDRRSSGGSSSSTGGSSRGGYESRGGSSSGGGYAGKRSSEGRPENRRPKSSPDGYVNN from the coding sequence TTGAAAACATTTGCTGAATTTGGCTTGGAACCAAAAGTGTTGCAAGCAATTACCGAACTTGGATTCGAGGAATCTACCCCGATTCAAGACAAAGCGATCCCTATTGCTATGGCTGGTCAAGATCTTATTGGCCAAGCACAGACGGGTACAGGAAAGACAGCGGCATTCGGAATTCCGCTCATTAACAAAATTCCGACAAGCGAGGAACGCATTGTCGCATTAATAATGACGCCAACCCGTGAACTCGCTATTCAAGTGGCAGAAGAGATCGGGAAGTTGACTCGATACAAGGGCCTTCGCTCGTTGCCGATTTATGGTGGACAAGAAATTGGACGCCAAATTCGTGCATTGAAGAAGAAACCTCAAATTATTATTGGTACACCGGGTCGTTTGCTTGACCACATCAACCGCAAGACGATTCGTCTGGAAGATGTACAAACTGTTATTTTGGATGAAGCAGATGAAATGCTTGATATGGGTTTCATGGAAGACATCCAATCTATCTTGAAGCAAGTGCCTGACGAGCGTCACACGATGTTGTTCTCTGCAACTATGCCAGCTAACATTCAGAGACTTGCACAGCAATTCCTGAAAAACCCTGAGCATGTTTCGGTTATTCCGAAGCAAATTACAGCACCGCTTATCGAGCAATTTTACATTGAAGTGCATGAACGCCAAAAGTTTGAAGCACTTAGCCGTTTGCTTGATATGGAATCACCTGATCTTGCGATCATCTTCGGTCGTACTAAGCGCCGGGTTGATGAGCTAAGCGAAGCGCTTCAGAAGCGTGGTTATACTGCTGACGGATTGCACGGTGACTTGTCACAGAACCAACGGGACAGCGTTATGCGCAAATTCCGTGACGGCAGCATTGACGTTCTAGTAGCAACTGACGTTGCTGCACGTGGACTAGATGTTTCTGGCGTAACACATGTTATCAACTTTGACCTTCCGCAAGATCCTGAGAGCTACGTTCACCGTATCGGTCGTACGGGCCGTGCAGGTAAAGAAGGTACAGCTTGGTCATTCGTTACACCGCGTGAAACGGATCACTTGCATTTCATCGAGAAAGTTACACGCCAGAAGATGAGCCGCAAGCCGCTTCCAAGCATTGCTGAGGCTATTGAAGGCAAACAACGTGTAACGGCTGAGCGTCTGATTGAAGTCGTTCAAAGCGATGAATTCTCTGAATACAAAGCAATTTCCATTCAATTGCTTGAGCAATACGATTCCGTTCACTTGCTTTCCGCAGCAATCAAATTGCTGACCGGCGAGAAGAAAAACGTAGAAATCGAATTGACGCCGGAAGATCCGCTTCGTGCGAAAAAACGCAAGCCGGATATTCGTTCGAATGGTCGTCCATTCAATCGCAGCGGTTCTTCTTCGTCGTCTTCATACGGCGGCAATCGCAGCAGCAGCGGCACTGGCGGCGGCGGTTATCGCGGACGCGATGACAGACGCAGCAGTGGCGGCAGCAGCAGTAGTACTGGTGGCAGCTCGCGTGGTGGCTATGAGTCGCGCGGCGGCAGCAGCAGTGGCGGCGGTTATGCAGGTAAACGGAGCAGCGAAGGGCGTCCAGAAAACCGTCGTCCAAAAAGCTCTCCTGATGGTTATGTAAATAACTAA
- a CDS encoding YitT family protein, protein MNPHSIRYLYTVPIMTVGSLLIALGFNLFLIPHQLLSGGVSGVSMMIGYITGGNIGWLYFILNLPILLWGWFIIGRRFILWSIYTVIVSTLFLQLIPIVKIADDIMLGAVFGGVITGFGSGLTLRYGGSSGGFDIIASIVTRKRDLPVGMIIFILNSLVIAILVIFTQNWDSALYSLLSIFSAGKIVDLIHVRHIKVTAFIITTKTDELLAKLLSHPRGITILKTRGAYSSEERDMLMTVRTRYELAELSKIVTSIDSRAFINIVETVSVIGDFTKPKD, encoded by the coding sequence ATGAATCCGCATTCCATTCGTTACTTATATACCGTGCCCATTATGACAGTAGGCTCCTTGCTTATCGCACTCGGCTTCAATTTATTCCTTATCCCCCATCAGCTTCTCAGTGGCGGGGTATCCGGCGTTTCTATGATGATCGGCTACATTACCGGCGGAAATATTGGATGGCTTTATTTCATTCTCAATTTACCTATTCTTCTATGGGGCTGGTTTATCATCGGCCGTCGTTTTATACTGTGGAGCATTTATACGGTTATCGTCTCGACCTTGTTCTTGCAGCTCATTCCTATCGTCAAAATTGCCGATGACATCATGCTCGGCGCAGTTTTTGGCGGCGTTATTACCGGTTTCGGAAGCGGCTTGACGCTTCGATATGGCGGCTCCTCCGGCGGATTCGACATCATTGCCTCCATTGTCACCCGCAAACGCGATTTACCCGTCGGCATGATCATTTTCATTTTGAACAGCCTCGTTATCGCAATTCTGGTTATATTTACTCAAAACTGGGATTCAGCCCTTTACTCTCTTCTGTCCATTTTTTCCGCTGGAAAAATAGTGGATCTCATTCATGTGAGACATATCAAAGTAACGGCCTTTATTATTACAACCAAGACGGATGAACTGCTGGCAAAGCTGCTCTCTCACCCGCGGGGGATAACAATCTTGAAAACACGCGGCGCCTATTCCTCTGAAGAGAGAGATATGCTGATGACAGTTAGGACGAGGTATGAGCTTGCTGAGCTTAGCAAAATAGTGACGAGCATCGACTCGCGCGCCTTTATCAATATTGTGGAGACTGTCAGCGTAATTGGCGACTTTACTAAGCCAAAAGACTAA
- a CDS encoding transposase → MIKQKSSLDQLPPEMRPAFQELGVLKHLRNAGFKKTFGYTCSHLFMLVFVLLFHQKNWFRLLESSKSEAFPGKDAVYRFLNHSGFAWRRFLTSLSSDTVQRVETLTSVTRTSVFIVDDSMFERNRSKAVELLARFKDHATGAYYKGFRMLTLGWSDGHTFLPLDFALLSSVKAGLTGIHPGIDKRSTGYKRRKEALLSAPHLVSELLDRAIASGVSASYVLMDSWFTHAPLIERVVERGLHVIGMVKNDNKRYLVQGKRVDLKGLYRSATQVQGKQRNILRQIHTELVPGIPVVVIFVRHRSKKNEWLAILSTDLTLTAPEIIQIYALRWDIEVFFKCAKSLLRLQKEFQGRSYDLLISHTTIVFSRYILLAWQHRQSTDQRTLGGLFYLLCDEVGSLDWAVALQQLVELMNEIANQVGKKLSTMIKSQLQLWISALPNYIKAYLPISGCES, encoded by the coding sequence ATGATAAAGCAAAAGTCGTCCCTAGATCAACTCCCACCTGAAATGAGGCCTGCTTTTCAGGAACTCGGTGTACTGAAGCACCTGAGAAATGCAGGATTCAAAAAGACTTTTGGCTATACCTGTTCCCATCTATTTATGCTCGTTTTTGTCCTTCTCTTTCATCAGAAGAACTGGTTTCGTCTGCTCGAAAGTTCCAAAAGTGAAGCCTTTCCTGGCAAAGATGCCGTCTACCGGTTTCTTAATCACAGCGGATTTGCTTGGCGGCGTTTCTTGACTTCTCTCAGCAGTGACACCGTTCAGCGAGTCGAAACCTTGACCTCCGTCACACGAACTTCCGTGTTTATTGTCGACGATTCCATGTTTGAACGAAATCGCAGCAAAGCGGTAGAACTTCTCGCTCGGTTCAAGGATCACGCCACCGGTGCTTATTATAAGGGGTTCCGTATGCTGACTTTAGGCTGGTCGGACGGCCATACATTTCTCCCTCTGGACTTCGCCCTGCTCAGTTCTGTGAAGGCTGGACTGACCGGTATTCATCCGGGAATCGATAAGCGATCCACTGGCTACAAACGCCGGAAAGAAGCTCTGCTTTCGGCCCCGCATCTGGTTTCTGAACTGCTGGATCGGGCCATCGCCTCGGGTGTTTCTGCGTCTTACGTACTCATGGACAGTTGGTTCACTCATGCGCCCTTAATCGAGCGAGTGGTGGAACGAGGTCTTCATGTCATTGGCATGGTGAAAAACGACAACAAGCGATATCTCGTTCAGGGCAAGCGGGTCGATCTCAAAGGTCTTTACCGATCTGCAACGCAAGTCCAAGGGAAGCAACGGAATATTTTGCGTCAGATTCATACGGAACTGGTTCCCGGTATTCCAGTCGTCGTGATCTTTGTTCGCCATCGCTCCAAGAAAAACGAGTGGCTCGCGATTCTATCGACGGATCTCACACTGACGGCACCGGAAATCATTCAAATCTACGCTCTTCGCTGGGACATCGAGGTCTTTTTCAAATGCGCTAAATCCTTGCTGCGCCTGCAAAAAGAGTTCCAAGGTCGCTCCTACGATCTGCTCATTAGCCATACTACGATTGTCTTTTCCCGTTATATTCTGCTGGCTTGGCAGCATCGGCAAAGTACCGATCAACGGACGCTCGGTGGACTGTTTTATTTGCTATGCGATGAAGTCGGTTCTTTGGACTGGGCAGTGGCTTTACAGCAACTGGTGGAATTGATGAACGAAATCGCTAATCAAGTCGGCAAAAAGCTATCCACTATGATAAAAAGTCAACTACAGCTCTGGATCTCCGCTTTGCCCAATTACATCAAGGCTTACTTGCCAATTTCAGGCTGCGAAAGTTGA